A window from marine bacterium B5-7 encodes these proteins:
- a CDS encoding lipoprotein — MDFAAYRQFTQQQLFEVHGHRLCPWSEETIASLNAPQAWHPDNPNGHGVVLIHGLFESPYHMRAIGDWFCQQGYLVHSVLLPGHGTQPDDLIDMEYDAWIEASQFVIDLTQAQVDQLIVCGHSTGGLLAIYHALRNPSIDRLVLSAPCLKVASRFAGLAPMMQGLSELFPRLQWLSRKEENDVTKYQSVATNAVVQLQHLMKIVSSDLQHATREWPMMVLASAQDTTVSSAAVLDFFQQFADDNSRLLYYSKHLTHLLHDTRIHVVQSTGTVHPSLLRSPDDPHYGADGEMPEYNPKFSHLTAALQDFLTR, encoded by the coding sequence ATGGATTTCGCAGCATACAGGCAGTTTACGCAGCAGCAACTCTTTGAGGTGCATGGCCATCGCCTATGCCCCTGGAGCGAAGAAACGATTGCCAGCCTGAATGCCCCGCAAGCTTGGCATCCAGACAATCCTAACGGCCATGGTGTTGTCCTCATCCACGGTTTATTTGAATCCCCCTATCACATGCGAGCCATCGGCGACTGGTTTTGCCAGCAAGGCTATTTGGTCCACAGCGTATTGCTACCCGGTCATGGTACACAACCGGATGATCTTATCGATATGGAATATGACGCGTGGATTGAAGCGTCGCAATTCGTGATTGATCTCACACAAGCCCAAGTCGATCAGCTCATTGTTTGCGGCCATTCTACCGGTGGCTTATTAGCGATTTATCATGCGCTGCGTAACCCGAGCATCGATCGTTTAGTTTTATCTGCCCCTTGTCTGAAAGTCGCCTCGCGTTTTGCTGGGCTAGCACCGATGATGCAGGGTTTAAGTGAATTATTTCCGCGTTTGCAATGGCTATCACGCAAAGAAGAAAATGATGTCACAAAATATCAATCCGTTGCGACCAATGCCGTGGTACAACTGCAACATCTCATGAAAATCGTCAGCAGTGATTTACAACACGCCACGCGCGAATGGCCAATGATGGTATTAGCCTCTGCGCAAGACACCACGGTATCCTCAGCTGCCGTGTTGGATTTTTTCCAGCAATTTGCCGATGATAACAGCCGCCTACTCTATTACAGCAAACACCTAACCCATTTACTACACGATACCCGCATCCATGTGGTGCAATCGACCGGAACCGTACACCCGAGCCTGTTACGCTCACCAGACGACCCCCATTATGGTGCCGACGGTGAAATGCCTGAATATAACCCAAAATTTTCCCATTTGACGGCGGCTTTGCAGGATTTTCTCACCAGGTAA